Proteins found in one Tamandua tetradactyla isolate mTamTet1 chromosome 1, mTamTet1.pri, whole genome shotgun sequence genomic segment:
- the RBBP9 gene encoding serine hydrolase RBBP9, translating into MRRTAPAGSRPARIPAGSSCSGFTGLPALMASPSKAVIVPGNGGGDVATHGWYGWVKKGLEQIPGFQCLAKNMPDPIMARESIWLPFMETELHCDDKTIVIGHSSGAIAAMRYAETHQVYGVILVAAYTSDLGDENERASGYFNRPWQWEKIKANCPNIVQFGSTDDPFLPWKEQQEVADRLEAKLYKYTDRGHFQNTEFHELISVVKSMLKAPE; encoded by the exons ATGCGGCGGACGGCCCCGGCTGGAAGCCGCCCGGCTCGGATCCCCGCTGGGTCAAGCTGCTCCGGGTTCACTGGTCTCCCTGCGCTCATGGCTTCTCCTAGCAAGGCTGTCATTGTTCCCGGGAACGGAGGCGGGGATGTGGCCACGCACGGCTGGTATGGCTGGGTGAAAAAGGGGCTGGAGCAG ATACCTGGTTTCCAGTGTTTGGCTAAAAACATGCCTGACCCAA TTATGGCTCGAGAGAGCATCTGGCTGCCTTTCATGGAGACGGAGCTCCACTGTGATGACAAGACCATCGTCATAGGCCACAGTTCCGGGGCCATTGCTGCCATGAG GTATGCAGAGACGCATCAAGTCTACGGTGTTATATTAGTGGCTGCCTACACATCAGACCTGGGGGATGAAAATGAGCGGGCAAGTG gaTACTTCAACCGCCCCTGGCAGTGGGAGAAAATCAAAGCCAACTGCCCTAACATCGTACAGTTTGGGTCCACAGATGATCCTTTCCTTCCCTGGAAGGAACAACAAGAAGTTGCTGATAGGTTGGAAGCCAAATTGTACAAATACACTGACCGTGGCCACTTTCAGAACACTGAGTTTCATGAACTAATTAGTGTGGTAAAGTCTATGCTGAAAGCGCCAGAATAG